The Cryptomeria japonica chromosome 9, Sugi_1.0, whole genome shotgun sequence DNA segment TTCGATGAACACATAGAGAAGGTGAAGACGCTTGTGCTGGCGGATGGAGTGAATGTCATTGAAATTACAGCAATGGGTGGTGCCGGAAAATCAACACTTGCAGCGGCCGTTTGTAATGACGATGAAATCAGAGGTAACATCAGCTTGTCCGTTTGCTTTACAGTTTACAAAGATAACCTATCTTAATGCCTCTAAATTCTCTTCTAGCTTCAACTTGTCCTGTTTTCGCATCGGATCTTTAAGTAGACCGTTAATTTAGAACAATAGTAGGATTTAAAGTGCTCAAATTTAGATTAATTATATACATAGATTTTTTAATTTGATTGTGTAATATTTTCAAAATTGGTTTTGTTTTGGATTATATCAAAACAATGATGAATCAAATTGATTTAAAATTACATTCATGATTGTCTAGTTGGAGAACATAAAATTATCATAGTTGGTCTTGCTAAGTATCTCATTTTCATTGGAATTGTCAAAGATCGATCAAATTGGATTTgtgtttaaataaaattaaaaaaaactgtcATTCACTTGATCCCCAATCAGTTTGAGCACTGAGCAGTGAGATAATGTGACTGGCTGTTGACCCAGCAACCCCACTGATAATTTACGTTTTACGTTGTTACCAAATTGAATTTACGCCCTTCAGTTTTACCCTGTATTTGTAACTCTCAGATAGGAAAAGGAATATTTCTAAACTTTACCATTGTTGCAGGGCACTTTAAGGACAGGGTAATATACATTGTAGTTTCAAAAAGCGTAGATCTTCTAAGTATTCTGAAGACCTTGTGGAGAAACATTGTTGGTGTGGAAGCACCTGATTTTACAGGTGTTGAGCACGCACATGATCAATTGCAATTGCAAATAAATTTGACAAAAAATGAACCAATTCTGGTAGTATTGGATGACATTTGGTCGAATTTCGAGGTAGGAAAACTGCTGTTTGAAGGGAAGCAATACAAGACTCTAGTAACTACCAGAGCTAAAAGCGTCACCCCAAAGGGTCCGAGGACACGCAATTATAAACTACCGTCATTGCAACCGAAGTATGCTCTGTCACTTTTCTGTCACTATGCCTTTGACAAACCTTCCATTCCAATTGGTCGTGACAAAGAACTGATCGAAAAGGTAGCCTCCTCGCAATACCTTACCTGTTCTTAGTTTACTTGGTCTCTTCAATTGAATTCGCCAGGTTTAACTTTATTAATGTGCAGGTGCAACAACAGTGTAAAGGTCTGCCACTAGCTCTTAAAGTAATCGGTCGATCTCTGTATGGTGAGTCCGACCCTGTTTGGGAACGAGTTGAGAAAAGCCTTTCAGCAGGAGAACCTTTCAGGGATGATCACAAAGGGAGCCTtcttaataaattgaaaacaagcATAGATGTACTGGAGGACAATGAAAGAGAGTGCTTTTTGGACCTGGGTGCATTCCCACAAAGAAAAACCATTCCTGCAAAGGAATTGGTAGACATTTGGGTTTATGTTCGTAGAATGAAGTGGGGCCAAGCTGAAATGCTTTTATGGAAATTTGAAGATCACCATCTACTGGATTTGAAGAAGAATCCCGGGTAAGGAGCTACTTATAGTGAACTGTTTTCTATCTTCATTATGTCCCTTTTGCATGATACTATAGTCGCTTGATGGAAGGGGTTCTGAGATCAACTTTGAAATCAAAAGtttaaacttcttgaatggttTAGGTATGAATTTATTTTAAGATTTTGTAGTTCAGTATTATTGAATTGTACAGAAAGTGGACTTCAACTTGAGTGGAAGAACAGAAGCAAGTAGAATTCTTTTTTAACTTTTCGCCTGATTTGTTATGTTTTCAAACCTATTTGGTAGTTGAAACATGTTGtgataaatagattttattcaatCTTATTTTTCTCGTTCCTGATACCATAATTTTTCAATAACACGTTTCCCAAACGTATCATACCAGGACTGCGGATAATACAGATGACTGCATAGATGGATATTCCTTTTCCCAACATGGTGTAATGAGAGACTTGGCTCTGTATTTGGCTAATCAGGACAATAAAACTCAGTGTAGGAGGCTATTTATGCCTACAATGGAAAATGATTTTCCACCAGATTGGGAAACATCTAAAGCCCAGGTCGTTTCCATTCACACGGGTAAGTGCTACAGCTGGTATTTTAGATTATAATTCAAGTTTGCCTGTATTTTCCTtcctactctaaaatattgaaaatttACCACAAGTAGGATCTTTTCCATAAAATCAATCATACCATAGCTTTGACTTCAGTGTTTGTTGGGAATATTTAGGGGCAATGCAGGACACAGACTGGCCCAAAATGGAGTTCCCTGAGGTGGAAGCTTTGGTTTTATATTTCACTGCAAGTGAATATTGCATTCCAACGTTCCTGCACACAATGAAAAATCTCAAAGTTTTAATAATCCATAACAATGATGGAGTAAAACGAAGCAAGCTCAGTGGAGTGGCAGGTTTTCAAGAACTTTCTCAACTTAAAACTCTGCATCTTGAAAAGGTGACAGTTCCTCAGGAATGCAAGGTCTTGAAAAGTTTGGAGAAAATACACATGATTCTATGTGAGGGCCTTGGTAGGGATAAAACGATCGACTTTCCTGAGCTTTTGGAATTTAATGTGGACTACTATATTGATCTTGAGGAGTTGCCAGCAGGACTCTGTTCTTCAATTTCCCTGAAAACATTGTCAGTTACTCATTGCCATCGCCTTGCAAGGCTACCTGATGAGCTGGATAAGCTTGGATCACTTAAGGAAATAAGATTGTGTGAATCTCTAGGTTTGGAAACAGTTCCATCCTCCATATGCGGTCTTAAAAAACTAAGACTCCTTGACATCTCATCGTGCATACATTTGAAGCTGAGCTGGGGAGACCGCTGTAAATTGAAGGATACTCTTCAAACATTAACCAAACGGACATCCCTTAAACGGGTTAtttgtgatgagaaaaatgaatgGCTGTTCAAACCGAGCTCCAGGACTGATCTTAAGGTTCAAGCTGTTAAGGAGAAAGAATCCAATTTGGATTGGTTGGATTGGGAAGGAAGGAAATTAGAGTTCTGAATAGGTACACCATACAATAT contains these protein-coding regions:
- the LOC131858313 gene encoding probable disease resistance protein At4g33300, whose amino-acid sequence is MRDLALYLANQDNKTQCRRLFMPTMENDFPPDWETSKAQVVSIHTGAMQDTDWPKMEFPEVEALVLYFTASEYCIPTFLHTMKNLKVLIIHNNDGVKRSKLSGVAGFQELSQLKTLHLEKVTVPQECKVLKSLEKIHMILCEGLGRDKTIDFPELLEFNVDYYIDLEELPAGLCSSISLKTLSVTHCHRLARLPDELDKLGSLKEIRLCESLGLETVPSSICGLKKLRLLDISSCIHLKLSWGDRCKLKDTLQTLTKRTSLKRVICDEKNEWLFKPSSRTDLKVQAVKEKESNLDWLDWEGRKLEF
- the LOC131060244 gene encoding probable disease resistance protein At4g33300, producing MSLDTTLKIVEEVWKPGVFIYKSLSGSDCKKLEQIVNSLLPTVTEMCESSPGSLPNSCVENFPKFLNKIAEGNQLVEEYKKCINPVRKIKINERVKKLEKSITEFIQKDLQVVMASAQAYLSTQLESMRGVQVSVSTKLETLSEGMETVRVQVEAMETGMQTLGKTVSEGMETVCVRVESVQQGVNNLISKIEEQQIKRAGQPQDENICRPPDTPSGFRGFDEHIEKVKTLVLADGVNVIEITAMGGAGKSTLAAAVCNDDEIRGHFKDRVIYIVVSKSVDLLSILKTLWRNIVGVEAPDFTGVEHAHDQLQLQINLTKNEPILVVLDDIWSNFEVGKLLFEGKQYKTLVTTRAKSVTPKGPRTRNYKLPSLQPKYALSLFCHYAFDKPSIPIGRDKELIEKVQQQCKGLPLALKVIGRSLYGESDPVWERVEKSLSAGEPFRDDHKGSLLNKLKTSIDVLEDNERECFLDLGAFPQRKTIPAKELVDIWVYVRRMKWGQAEMLLWKFEDHHLLDLKKNPG